GGCCGACCTGAGCCATCTTCAGCGGCGGGTTCTTCTTCGGATCCTGCTCGGCCTCGACCACGAACCAGCCTTCGTAGCCGTAGTCGGCGAACTTCTGCACGATGGCGCCGAAATCGAGCGAGCCGTCGCCGGGCACGGTAAAGGCGCCAAGCGCCACGGCATCGAGGAAGGACTGCTTGGTGCGGTCGAGCCCGTCGATCACGCCCATGCGCACATCCTTCACATGCACGTGGTTGATGCGCTTGTGGTGGTTGTCGATGGCGCGCAGCACATCGCCGCCGGCAAAGGCAAGATGGCCGGCATCGAGCAAAAGCGGAATGCCTTCGCCGGAATTGCGCATGAAGGCGTCGAGCTCCGGCTCGGTCTCGACCACCGCCGCCATGTGGTGGTGGTAGGAGAGCGGCATGCCCTGGTCGGCGCACCATTCGCCGAATTCGGTGACGCGGCGGCCATAGGCCTTCATCTCGTCGTCGGAGAGCTTCGGCTTGGTGGCCAAAGGCTTGGAGCGGTCGCCCTGGATGGAGCGGCCGACCTCGCCATAGACGATGCAGGGCGCGCTCACCGCCTTGAACAGGTCGATCATCGGCTGGATACGATCCTTGTTCCTGGCCAGATCCTCATTGACCAGCGTGCCGGAAAACCAGCCGCCGCAGAGCGTGACGTCGGCGTCCTTCAGGATCGGCAGCATCACTTTCGGATCGTTGGGGAAGCGGCGGCCCATCTCCATCCCGGTGAAGCCGGCCGAGCGCGACTGGCGCAGGCACTCCTCCAGCGACACGTCATCGCTCAATTCCACGAGATCGTCGTTCCACCACGCGATGGGGGACATGCCCAGTTTGGCTTTCAAGTCGTCACTCCAAGTTCGGATCGTTCCATTTTCGCTCGTCGGCGCTGCCCCTCATCCGCCTGCCGGCACCTTCTCCCCGTGAAGCACGGGGAGAAGGGACAAGCTCCAGCGCCGGCGACCCCCTCTCCCCGTTCTTCACGGGGAGAGGGAAGGGTGAGGGGCGGCGCCAGCGTCAATCACCTGCACTCTGCATCTGCTTTTTTTCCTCATACGCCTTGCGCGCGGCGTTGACCTGGGGCCGCGACGAGACCTCCGGCACGGCGACATCCCACCAGTGGCCGCCGGCTTCGGTCGACACCAGCGGATCGGTGTCGATGACCAGCACGGTGGTCTTGTCGTTGCCCTTCGCCTTGGCCAGCGCCGTCTCCAGCTCGGCGATCGACGCCACCTTCTCGGCGACGGCGCCGAGGCTTGCGGCATGAGCCGCGAAGTCGACATCGGGCATCACCTCGTGGCGGGCGTCCTTGAGCAGATTGTTGAAGTTGGCGCCGCCGGTCGCCATCTGCAGCCGGTTGATGCAGCCATAGCCGCGGTTGTCGAGCAGCACGATGGTGAGCTTCAAGCCGAGCATCACCGAGGTGGCGATCTCGGAGTTGAGCATCAGATAGGAGCCGTCGCCGACCATTACGACGACCTCCTGATCAGGCTTCGCCATCTTGACGCCGAGGCCGCCGGCGATCTCGTAGCCCATGGTCGAGAAGCCGTATTCGGCATGATAGGAGCCCGGCGTTCCCGCCTGCCAAAGCTTGTGCAGTTCGCCCGGCAACCCGCCGGCGGCATGCAACAAGGTGACGCCCGAGCCCATCGCGCGCTGTACGGCGCCGATCACCTGCGCATCGGAAGGATAGGCGGCATTGGTCGAAGCCGTCACCTTGGCGGCCGCTGCCCGCCATTCCGTCTTGCCCTTCAGGGCGTTGTCGGTCCAGGCGGTCGGTGCCTTCCAGCCCTTCAGCGCGGCGCTGAGCTCGGCCAACCCTTCGGCCGCGTCTGCGACCAGCGGCAGCGCCCAATGCTTGCCGGCGTCGAAACCTTGCGTGTTCAAGCCGATGATGGTGCGGCCGGCATTCTTGAACAGCGCCCAGGACCCGGTGGTGAAATCCTGCAGCCTGGTGCCGACGGCAAGAACGACATCCGCCTCTTCCGCCAGCCGGTTGGCGGCGGAGGTGCCGGTGACGCCGACGGCGGCCATGTTGAGCGGATGATCATCGGGGAGCGAGGACTTGCCGCCTTGCGTCTCGCAGACCGGAATGCCGGCGCCCTGCACCAGCTTGGCCAGTTCGCTGGAGGCCCGAGAATAGAGAACGCCGCCGCCGGCGATCACCAGCGGCTTCTTGGCATTCTTCAGCGCCGCGACGGCGGCCGCGAGCTCGTTGCGATCCGGCCGCAGCCGGCGTGGCGTCCACACGCGCTCGGCAAACAGGCTTTCAGGATAGTCATAGGCTTCGGCCTGCACGTCCTGGCAGAGCGAAAGCGTGACCGGGCCGCATTCGGCTGGATCGGTCAGCACCTGCATGGCGCGGTTCAGCGCCAGGATGATCTGCTCGGGCCGCGTGATGCGGTCGAAATAGCGCGAGACGGGGCGGAAGCAGTCGTTGACGCTCGTCGTGCCGTCGGAGAAATCCTCGGCCTGCTGCAACACCGGGTCGGGCAAGCGATTGGCGAAGACATCGCCGGGCAGCAAAAGCACGGGCAGCCGGTTGACGTGGGCGAGCGCCGCCGCCGTCACCATGTTCAGCGCGCCCGGGCCGATCGAGGTGGTCGCGGCCATGAAGCGGCGGCGGAAATTCGCTTTGCCATAGGCGATCGCCGCATGCGCCATCGCTTGCTCGTTATGGGCGCGGAAGGTCGGCAGCTCGTCGCGCAGCTGATAGAGCGCCTCGCCGACGCCGGCGACATTGCCATGGCCGAAGATCGCCCAGACGCCGCCAAAGATCGGCACCTTTTTGCCGTCGATCTCGGTCATCTGGCGGCTGAGAAAGCGGGTCAGCGCCTGCGCCATCGTCAGGCGAATGGTCTTTGTCATTGGTCGTTTCCTCCGGCTTTCCTTGTGCCGTCTTGTTATGCGGCCCGTCTTCTTATGCTGCTTTACGGCCGCGCGCGACAAGCCATGCCTCGGTCAGCTGCTCGAAGCGCGAGGCCATGTCGGCGACAGCCTCGTCATTCGACATCCTGCCTGCCAGCCATTGTTCGGCGGCATTGATGAAGATGGTGCGACCGACGGCAAATCCCTTGACGATCGGCGCATTGGCGGTGGCGGCAAAGGCCGCGACCAGCTCGTCCTGCGGCGCCTCCAGCCCCAGCAGCACGACGCCGCGACACCACGGATCGTTCTTGACGATCACCTGTTCGATCTTCGCCCAGGCGTTGGCCGAAGCCTGCGGCTCGAGCTTCCACCAATCCGGCTTGATGCCCAGCGCGTAAAGCTCCTCCAGTGCGCGCGGGATGGTGGTGTCGTCCAGCTTGCCGTGCTTGCCGGCAATGATCTCGACCAGCAATTCGCGACCGACCTTACGCGCGGCTTCGAACAAGGCTCGCAGCTTCTGCTGTTGCTCAACTTTCAGCGCCTCCGGATCGTCCGGGTGATAGAAGCACAGGCATTTGATGCAGTGGTCGACCGGCCATTCGGTGAGCTGCGAGCCGATGTCCTGCGAGAACTCGAAGCGCAGCGGCCGCGATCCCGGCAGCTCGACCGGACGGCCGAGCCAAGCGAAGGGATGGCGGGCGAATTCGAACATGGCGTCGCGGCCATATTTCTCGTCGATCAGCATGCCGTAGCCGTCGCGCCCGGCTGCCACCTTGGCCGCCGCCTTGACGGTCAGCACCTTGAAATCCGGGATGCGCGAGGCGTCGGCGCCGACTTTTGCCGCGACGTCTTCCAGCTGGACGCGGTGATCGCAAGCGAGCGCCATCAGCGAAGGGATATCGCGCCGCCGCGTAGTGGCCCAATGGATGTGGTTGATCGCCTCGTCCTTGCGCAGCGCCAGATGCTGGCTGCCGTGCTTCAAGAAGAACTGCAATTCCTCGAAGGTCGGATATTCCGGCGCGCAAAGCAGGCGCGACACGGCAAAGGCGCCGCAGGCATTGGCCCAGGTCGCCGCCGTGGCAAAGCTTTCGCCGCCGAGCCAGCCGCGCAGGAAGCCCGACATGAAGGCGTCGCCGGCGCCGAGCACGTTGTAGATTTCGATCGGAAAGCCCTTGCCGACGATGCCGTCCTCGAGATCGTCGCTGATCGGCCCATCATAGACGATGCAGCCCTTGGCGCCGCGCTTCAAGACGATGGTGGCGGGCGACAGAGAGCGGATCGTCTTCAGCGCGCTCAGGCAATCGTCGGCGCCGGAGGCGATCATGATCTCCTCCTCGGTGCCGACGATGAGATCGCAATCGGGCAGCACCGTCTTCAGCTGCGCCGAGACGCGGTCGGACTTGACGTAGCGCTCGAAACCCTCGGCATGGCCGGCGAGCCCCCAGAGGTTCGGGCGATAGTCGATGTCGAAGACGACCTTGCCGCCCTTGGCCTTCATGAGGCGGATCGCCTTGCGCTGGGCGGCATCGGTATTGGGGCGGGAGAAATGCGTGCCGGTGACGACGACGGCCCGGGCCGACGCGATGAAAGCCTCGTCTATGTCTTCTTCCGCGAGCGCCATGTCGGCGCAATCGGAACGATAGAAGATCATCGGCGAGATGCCTTCGTCCTCGACGGACAGCAGCACCAGCGCGGTCAGCCGTTCCCTGTCGGTTTTCAAGCCGTCGACCGAGACGCCCTCACGCCTGAGCTGCTCGCGGATGAAGCGGCCCATCTGTTCGTCGCCGACGCGAGTGAGCAGCGCCGAGCGCAGGCCGAGCCGTGCCGTGCCGACGGAAATATTGGCAGGGCAACCGCCGACCGACTTGGCGAAAGAGGTGATGTCCTCCAGCCGCGAGCCGATCTGCTGGCCGTAGAGATCGACCGACGCGCGGCCGATCGTGATGACGTCGAGCGGCGGATATTTCGCTTCCACGGCTTCGCCCATTCGAACCTCCCATCGGCCTTGTTGTGCAGAGCAGCGTCGTTTTGGGCAGCACGCGCGAACGGCATCGTGGCGCCGTCAATATGAAATAATAATTCCAATCCATAGTCAATATGGAATGAGCATTCCCGGACGGAAAAACGCCTAAAGCATGTCTCCCGAAAGTGGGAACCGGTTTCGGGGTAAAGACATGCGCAAAATCAAAAACCTAAAGCGCATGGAGCGAATCTGAAAGATCGCGACGCGCTTTAGGCGGGGCCGTTCAGCCCTTGCGCTTGCGGCCGGAGTCGCGACGCTTCTCGCCGACGGCAACCGTCAGCGCCATTGCCAATGCCATCGTCGCCGAGATCGAGCGGAAACCGCCGAAATCGGCCTCGGCAACTTCGAACCAGACCTTGGCGAACTGGGCGAGCGGCGAGAACGAGCTGTCGGTGATGGCGACGATCGGCACGCCCTGCTCGGCGATCGCGCGCGTCTCTTCGATGGTCGCGGGCGCGTAAGGCGAGAAGCTGATGGCGATGACGGCGTCGCGCGGCGTGGCGAAGCCGATCATCTCGGCGTTCAGGCCCGCGGCCGATTCCACCAGCTGATTGCGGATCTTGAGCTTGCCCAGCGCATAGGCGATGTAGGAGGCGACCGGATAGGAGCGGCGCTTGGCCAACACGTAGATGGTTTCGGCTTTCGCCAGGAGCGCGATCGCCTCTTCGAAATGCGCATCGTTCAACGTGCGCGAAATGTCGCTGAGCGACGTGCTGGCGGCGGCGACGAAGCCGTCGAAGATCGCCCGGTGCCCGGCGCCTTCCTCGGCCTTGGCGCGCAGCGCCGCCAGTCGCTCGTCATAGGAGGAATTGCGCTCGCGCAGGCGCTCGCGAAAAACCTGCTGCAGGCTGGTGAAGCCGTCGAAGCCGAGCTGCTGGGCGAAACGGATCAGCGTCGAGGGCTGGACGCCGGCCGAGGCGGCGATGCTCGCCGCCGTGCCGAAGGCGATGTCGTCGGGATTGTCGAGCGCATAGGCGGCGATCTGCGCGATACGCTTGGGCAGGTTCGCGCGCCGCTCCAGGATCGTTGCACGCAACGTCTCGAAATCGCGAGGCACCCGTTCGTCCATCGTCGCTCCGCCCACGGCCATATTGAAAGTTCCCTCTCCTGCCTCATCATAACGAGTTCGCGCAAGAACACCATAAAAAATGATTTGGGCGTTCCATTCTCACGTGAAATGGATTAATTCATCCATACGGAATCCCCCTTCAGTGGAGACAGTCTAAATGGTTGGAGTGGGCCTCATCGGCACGGGCTTCATGGGCAAGTGCCACGCCATCGCCTGGAACGCGGTCGGCACCGTCTTTCCCGATGTCGAGAAGCCGAAGCTGGTGCATCTGGGCGAGGTCAATGACGAGCTTGCAAAGCGCAAGGCCGGCGAGTTCGGCTTTGCCAAGGGATCCGGCGATTGGCGCGCCGTGGTCAACGACCCGGAGGTCGATGTCGTCTCGCTGACAACGCCTAACCAGTTCCATCCGGAAATGGCGATCGCCATCCTCGAAGCCGGCAAGCACCTGTGGTGCGAGAAGCCTATGGCGCCGAGCTTCGCCGAGGCCGAGGCCATGGCGAAGGCGGCAACGAAATCCGGCAAGGTCGCAGTACTCGGCTACAACTACATCCAGAACCCGGCAATCCGTCACATCGGCGCGCTGCTCGACGAACAGATCATCGGCGACGTCAATCTCGTGCGCATCGAGATGGACGAGGATTTCATGGCCGATCCCGAAGCGCTGTTCTTCTGGAAGCACGAGGCGGCTTCCGGCTATGGCGCGCTGGACGATTTCGCCGTCCATCCGCTGTCGCTGATCAAGGTGCTGTTCGGCCGCGTTGCCCGCGTCATGTGCGACATGGCCAAACCCTATGCCGACCGGAAACTCGCTTCCGGCGGCCGTCGGGCGGTCGAAACCTACGATATCGCCAGCGTGCTGATGCATCTCGAAAACGGCGTCGCCGGCACGCTGCTGGTCAACCGCTCGGCCTGGGGTCGCAAGGGCCGCATCGCCATCCAGATTTTCGGCTCGAAGGGCTCGATCCTCTACGACCAGGAGCGGATGAACGAGTTCCAGCTCTACCTGACCGCCGACCGGCCGACCGAGCAGGGCTACCGCACCATCCTGGTGGCGCCGCACCACAAGCCATACGATTCCTTCCTGCCGGCGCCCGGCCACGGCCTCGGCTTCAACGACCTCAAGATGATCGAATGCCGAGAACTGCTGATGCGGATCGCCGGCAAGCCGGCGCGCGTCATCGATTTCGACGAAGGGCTGGAGATCGAGCGCACCGTGCACGCCATGGCGCGCTCCTTCCAGGAACAGCGCTGGATGGATGTGAGGTAATTTCACGTCGTTCGCCGACGCGAAGAAAGGCTGCCGGCTTTCCCGCGAACAGTCGCAAACGTCTGCGATTGGACGCAGCTTTCCGACTTTGTCATCCTTGGGCGTAGCGACGCGAAGCGGAGTGAAGACCCAAGGATCCATGCCGTTACCTCGGCCGAAGGATGCAGCGGCGCAGAATTCCGCACCGTCGCAACGCTTCAATGTCACGGCATGGATCCTATGGTCTGCGCTGCGTCGCTTCGCTCCTTGCTCCGCCATAGGATGACGACCTGATGGGCGTTTCGGTCAATCTCCGAGGGCTCCGATATGCCAACGCAATCACTACGAGACAGGTCGGAATTTCCGCGCCAAGTATTTTGAGATCTCTCAGGCGCTCTCCGCAGAGCCATTGATCTCCCAGCCGTCGACCCACACCTGCCGCAGGCGGTCGCCCTCGCCCTTGAACCACAGGCCAGTCAGCCGGCAGTCCTCGATGCGGTCGCTGCGGAAATTGCGGATCGCCTGGCGCAACTCGCACCAGGCGACGATGTTGGCGGTCTCTGCATAGTAGATGAGCGCGATCGGGCGGATGATGCGCTCAGTGTCGCGGCCGGCTTCGTCGCGATAGGCAAGGTCGAGCTTCTCTTCGTCGCGGATGGCGCGGCGCACCAGGGCAAGATCGACCGTCGGGGCCGAAGGCGCGGCGAACCCCCAGGCATGCAGGGCGTTGGCGTCGAGCGTCTGGCGCAAGGGTGGCGGCACTGCGCCGGCGATCTTGGCGCCAACCCGCTTGGCCGCCTGCTTGAGCTCGTCGTCGCCGGTGCGCTCGAGCAGAGCCAGCGACAGCACGATCGCCTCCATCTCCTCGATCGAAAACATCAGCGGCGGCAGGTCGAAACCGGGACGCAGGATGTAACCGATGCCGCGCCCGCCGTCGATCGGCACGCGCATCGCCTGAAGCGCGGCGATGTCGCGATAGACCGAGCGCACCGTCACTTCCAGCTGCTCGGCGATCATCGCCGCCGTCACCGGCTTTCGGGCCAGCCGCAGGATCTGGATGATCTCGAACAGGCGCGATGCCTTGCGCATTTCCTCACCGGCCGAAACGCAACTGACACACCCCCGTCAGTTGGGATGATCTATAGGGCTGCCTACCCGCTTGAAAATCAAGAGAATCCTTTCGCGCCTTGTTGGCGCGGCGACCGGCAACTGACATGAGTTATAGCGAAAACCTCTGGCTTTTCTTCATCCTGCTGTTCGGCATCATCGCCGTGCCGGGCATGGATATGCTGTTCGTGCTGGCCAACGCGCTGACCGGCGGCGGCAATCGGGGCCTTGCCGCGACCGCCGGCATCATGCTGGGCGGCGCGGTGCACACGCTGAACGGCGCGGTCGGCGTCGGCCTGCTCATGCATTTCGTGCCGATCCTGTTCAAGCCGCTGCTGATCGCCGGCGCCGCCTATATGGCATATATCGGCATTTCGCTGATGCGCAGCTCGATCACCGTCGGCGATGACGGGCCGGCCGGCAGCCGCTCCGCCTGGAAGGCTTTTCGGCAGGGGTTGGTCACCTGCCTGATCAATCCCAAGGCCTATCTCTTTATCCTCGCGGTCTATCCGCAGTTCCTCAAGCCGGCCTACGGTCCGATCTGGATGCAGGCGACAATCATGGGGTTGCTGACGGTCGCCACCCAGGCCGCCATCTATGGCGGGCTCGCAATCACCGCGGGGCGCAGCCGGGCGATGCTGGTCGACAATCCCGGGGCGACCGCTTTTGCCGGGCGCGCGGCCGGGCTGCTTTTGTTTGCGGTCTCGGTTTTCACCGCATGGGAGGGGTTGAGGGCGGCGTGATCGCCGCCCTCTCCGACGCGCCGCTCAGGCAGCGCCCTGGCGGGTTGCGAGCAATTCGCGCTTCACCGACCGGCGCCATTCGACGGCGCCGGCAAGGCCGTGCAGCACCGTCTCGGTGGCCGCCCAGTCGATGCAGCCATCGGTGATGCTCTGCCCGTAGGCGAGCGGCTTGCCGGGCACGACGTCCTGACGGCCGGCGACGAGGTTGCTCTCGATCATGACGCCGATGATGCGCTCGTCGCCCGCCGCGACCTGGCCCGCCACGTCATGCGCGACTTTCGGCTGGTTCTCCGGCCGCTTGCCGCTGTTGGCGTGGCTGACGTCGATCATCAGCCGCGGCGCGACGCCGATGCGGCCGAGCTCCGCGGCGGCCGCATCGACACTTGCCGCGTCGTAGTTGGGCACCACACCGCCACGCAGGATGACATGGCAGTCCTCATTGCCGGTGGTCGCTGCGATGGCGCTGCGGCCACCCTTGGTCACCGCCATGAAATGATGCGGCTGGGCGGCCGACTTCACCGCTTCGCCGGCGATTCTCAAATTGCCGTCGGTGCCGTTCTTGAAGCCAACCGGGCAGGAGAGGCCCGAGGCCAGCTCGCGATGGATCTGGCTTTCGGTCGTGCGCGCGCCGATGGCGCCCCATGCGACGAGGTCGGCGATATATTGCGGCGTCGTCATGTCGAGGAACTCGGTCGCCGCCGGCAGGCCGAGATTGTTGACGGCCGACAGCACGTTGCGCGCCATCCGCAGCCCCTTGTCGATGTTGAAGCTGCCGTCGAGATCGGGATCGTTGATCAGGCCCTTCCAGCCGACCGTGGTGCGCGGCTTCTCAAAATAGACGCGCATGACGATCTCGAGCCGGTCCGCCAGGGCCTCGCGCAGCGCCGCCAGACGGCTGGCATAGTCCACGGCGGCGACCGGATCGTGGATGGAACAAGGGCCGACGATGACTACCAGTCGATCGTCGGCCCCGGTCAGGATGGAATGGATGGCGTTGCGCGAAGCGGCAACGGTGCGCGTCGCCGTCAGTGAGCGCGGTATCTCGCGCATCACCTCGTCCGGCGTGCTCAGGACTTTGAGTTCCTTGACCCGAAGGTCGTCTGTGGTGGTCAACACGGCTTCTGCTCCTGGTTGGGAGACCTGCCGGCTGAAACGAAAAAGCCGCCAGGTCTGGCGGCTTTTCGGATTTAGATGCTGCAATCTTCAGATCGAGCGCAATCCTCCCGCCGCCAGCGAGCTGTCGTAGTAAAAGTACCAAAACGAGGCGGTCAGGTGGATCATGCGGCCCATATAGTCGATGCGAAGGCGGTTGTCACGTGTCTGATGGTGCTGCTCTCTGGGAATGACCACTTGAAACAGCGATAGCCGCGTTGGCAATGCCAATTGTCGATGTCGGCGCCGCCCCTCATCGCCCTGCCGGGCACTTCTCCCCGTATAGTGACGGGGAGAAGGGGGCCGGCCGCACCCTCGGCCCTAGCCTTGCTATGTCGGCAATTTGGCGAGACCGCCGGCGACAGCGCCCCTCTCCCCGTCACTATACGGGGAGAGGATGCCGGCAGGCAGGTGAGGGGCAGCGCCGAGGCCCGAGGAACAAGGCGAGGCGGCGGCATCGGTCTTCAAACTGAGCTTGGACCCGATAACTGTCAAAAGTCGATGCTGCCCCTCGTTGCCCGGTGCACCGGCGGCCCTTACTCGCCGATGACCCCAGCTATGTTCTGATCGTAGTCGACCAGCGAGCCGGTCATGACGCCGGCCTGGGGACTGAGCATATAGGTGATCAGCCGGGCAAGCTGCGCCGGCTTGACCAACTGGCCCATCGGCTGGGCGGCCTCGGCCTTTGCCAACCAGTCGTCCGGCGCGTCGTGCCATTTCTTCTGCACGATCGCCTCGCCTTCGGTGTCCATCCAGCCGGGCAGCACCGCGTTGCAGCGGATGCGGTTCCGCCGATAGGAGCTCGCGACATTCTTGGTCAGCGTCATCAGCGCACCCTTGCTGGTGGAATAGGGCGTCAGGAAGGACTGGCCGGCATGCGCCGACATCGACAAGACATTGACGATCGAGCCTGGCGCCTTGCGCTCCAAAAGATGCGCGACCAGGCCCTGCATCAGGAAGAAGGGCCCGCGCACATTGGTGTCGAAGATCTGGTCGAACAGCTCTTCCGATGTCTCGACCAGCGAGCCGCGCGCCGAGGTAGCGGCGGCGTTGACCAGCGCGTTTAGCGTGCCGAAATGAGCAATCGCCGTTGCGACGGCGCGCTTGCAGTCGGCGACCTTGGCGACGTCGGCGCTGATGAAGATGGCGTCGACGCCGCTCTTCTTGAGCGCGGCCACCGCTTTGTCGCCCTTCTCCTGCGAGCGGCCGATGAGCGCCAGCGCGCGGCAGCCTTCGTCGGCGAGCGCCTCCGCGACAGCGAAGCCGATGCCCTGCGCGCCACCGGTGACGATGGCGCGCGTTTCTGAATTGCGACCGGCCAAACCGTTCATCGCTCTGCTCCTGTGTTTTGAATTACCAATGGATTTTCGAGATTCATTGACGTTCCGATCGGCTTCCCGGTGTCTTGTCGCAACGTTGATAACTTGGTTGAAGAGCCCTCGACTTCGTCATCCTAGGGCGAAGCAGGAGCGGAGCTCCGTCGCGGAGACCCTAGGATCCATGCCGTGACCCGGGCGAAGAGCGCAGCGGAGCAGAATTCTGCACCGTTAGCATCACTCAGACGTAACGGCATGGATCCTCGGGTCTGCGCCGCGTCGCTTCGCTCCTTGCTCCGCCCGTGGATGACGAGGTGACATGCGTTCCGGCTAATCGCCAACCGATGGAGACAGGCAATCCGACCGCCATCGAAATACCTGCCTCATCGAATCAATCGACGCGAACGGTCTTGCCCGTCTTCGCAGACTCCAGGGCTGCATCGGCCAACTTCAGGGCGACCAGTCCATCCTTGCCGCTCGGCGCCGCCTTCTTGCCGGCGGTTGCAGCGGCGATGAAAGCCGCGATCTCGTTGGCATAGGCGTCGATGTAGCGGGTCATGAAGAAGTCGTGCAGTGGCGGACGCGTGTAGCCCTTGTCGTTGGCGAGCTCGATCGACACCGGCCGCTGGTTCTCGGCCGCGACCATGCCCTTGGAGCCATGCACCTCGATGCGCTGGTCGTAGCCATAGGTGGCGCGGCGCGAGTTGGAGATGACGGCCTGCCTGCCCGA
The window above is part of the Mesorhizobium sp. WSM4904 genome. Proteins encoded here:
- the iolC gene encoding 5-dehydro-2-deoxygluconokinase, coding for MGEAVEAKYPPLDVITIGRASVDLYGQQIGSRLEDITSFAKSVGGCPANISVGTARLGLRSALLTRVGDEQMGRFIREQLRREGVSVDGLKTDRERLTALVLLSVEDEGISPMIFYRSDCADMALAEEDIDEAFIASARAVVVTGTHFSRPNTDAAQRKAIRLMKAKGGKVVFDIDYRPNLWGLAGHAEGFERYVKSDRVSAQLKTVLPDCDLIVGTEEEIMIASGADDCLSALKTIRSLSPATIVLKRGAKGCIVYDGPISDDLEDGIVGKGFPIEIYNVLGAGDAFMSGFLRGWLGGESFATAATWANACGAFAVSRLLCAPEYPTFEELQFFLKHGSQHLALRKDEAINHIHWATTRRRDIPSLMALACDHRVQLEDVAAKVGADASRIPDFKVLTVKAAAKVAAGRDGYGMLIDEKYGRDAMFEFARHPFAWLGRPVELPGSRPLRFEFSQDIGSQLTEWPVDHCIKCLCFYHPDDPEALKVEQQQKLRALFEAARKVGRELLVEIIAGKHGKLDDTTIPRALEELYALGIKPDWWKLEPQASANAWAKIEQVIVKNDPWCRGVVLLGLEAPQDELVAAFAATANAPIVKGFAVGRTIFINAAEQWLAGRMSNDEAVADMASRFEQLTEAWLVARGRKAA
- a CDS encoding Gfo/Idh/MocA family oxidoreductase, translating into MVGVGLIGTGFMGKCHAIAWNAVGTVFPDVEKPKLVHLGEVNDELAKRKAGEFGFAKGSGDWRAVVNDPEVDVVSLTTPNQFHPEMAIAILEAGKHLWCEKPMAPSFAEAEAMAKAATKSGKVAVLGYNYIQNPAIRHIGALLDEQIIGDVNLVRIEMDEDFMADPEALFFWKHEAASGYGALDDFAVHPLSLIKVLFGRVARVMCDMAKPYADRKLASGGRRAVETYDIASVLMHLENGVAGTLLVNRSAWGRKGRIAIQIFGSKGSILYDQERMNEFQLYLTADRPTEQGYRTILVAPHHKPYDSFLPAPGHGLGFNDLKMIECRELLMRIAGKPARVIDFDEGLEIERTVHAMARSFQEQRWMDVR
- the iolD gene encoding 3D-(3,5/4)-trihydroxycyclohexane-1,2-dione acylhydrolase (decyclizing); translation: MTKTIRLTMAQALTRFLSRQMTEIDGKKVPIFGGVWAIFGHGNVAGVGEALYQLRDELPTFRAHNEQAMAHAAIAYGKANFRRRFMAATTSIGPGALNMVTAAALAHVNRLPVLLLPGDVFANRLPDPVLQQAEDFSDGTTSVNDCFRPVSRYFDRITRPEQIILALNRAMQVLTDPAECGPVTLSLCQDVQAEAYDYPESLFAERVWTPRRLRPDRNELAAAVAALKNAKKPLVIAGGGVLYSRASSELAKLVQGAGIPVCETQGGKSSLPDDHPLNMAAVGVTGTSAANRLAEEADVVLAVGTRLQDFTTGSWALFKNAGRTIIGLNTQGFDAGKHWALPLVADAAEGLAELSAALKGWKAPTAWTDNALKGKTEWRAAAAKVTASTNAAYPSDAQVIGAVQRAMGSGVTLLHAAGGLPGELHKLWQAGTPGSYHAEYGFSTMGYEIAGGLGVKMAKPDQEVVVMVGDGSYLMLNSEIATSVMLGLKLTIVLLDNRGYGCINRLQMATGGANFNNLLKDARHEVMPDVDFAAHAASLGAVAEKVASIAELETALAKAKGNDKTTVLVIDTDPLVSTEAGGHWWDVAVPEVSSRPQVNAARKAYEEKKQMQSAGD
- a CDS encoding MurR/RpiR family transcriptional regulator, whose product is MDERVPRDFETLRATILERRANLPKRIAQIAAYALDNPDDIAFGTAASIAASAGVQPSTLIRFAQQLGFDGFTSLQQVFRERLRERNSSYDERLAALRAKAEEGAGHRAIFDGFVAAASTSLSDISRTLNDAHFEEAIALLAKAETIYVLAKRRSYPVASYIAYALGKLKIRNQLVESAAGLNAEMIGFATPRDAVIAISFSPYAPATIEETRAIAEQGVPIVAITDSSFSPLAQFAKVWFEVAEADFGGFRSISATMALAMALTVAVGEKRRDSGRKRKG
- a CDS encoding YafY family protein produces the protein MRKASRLFEIIQILRLARKPVTAAMIAEQLEVTVRSVYRDIAALQAMRVPIDGGRGIGYILRPGFDLPPLMFSIEEMEAIVLSLALLERTGDDELKQAAKRVGAKIAGAVPPPLRQTLDANALHAWGFAAPSAPTVDLALVRRAIRDEEKLDLAYRDEAGRDTERIIRPIALIYYAETANIVAWCELRQAIRNFRSDRIEDCRLTGLWFKGEGDRLRQVWVDGWEINGSAESA
- a CDS encoding LysE family translocator, translating into MSYSENLWLFFILLFGIIAVPGMDMLFVLANALTGGGNRGLAATAGIMLGGAVHTLNGAVGVGLLMHFVPILFKPLLIAGAAYMAYIGISLMRSSITVGDDGPAGSRSAWKAFRQGLVTCLINPKAYLFILAVYPQFLKPAYGPIWMQATIMGLLTVATQAAIYGGLAITAGRSRAMLVDNPGATAFAGRAAGLLLFAVSVFTAWEGLRAA
- a CDS encoding 3-deoxy-7-phosphoheptulonate synthase, translated to MLTTTDDLRVKELKVLSTPDEVMREIPRSLTATRTVAASRNAIHSILTGADDRLVVIVGPCSIHDPVAAVDYASRLAALREALADRLEIVMRVYFEKPRTTVGWKGLINDPDLDGSFNIDKGLRMARNVLSAVNNLGLPAATEFLDMTTPQYIADLVAWGAIGARTTESQIHRELASGLSCPVGFKNGTDGNLRIAGEAVKSAAQPHHFMAVTKGGRSAIAATTGNEDCHVILRGGVVPNYDAASVDAAAAELGRIGVAPRLMIDVSHANSGKRPENQPKVAHDVAGQVAAGDERIIGVMIESNLVAGRQDVVPGKPLAYGQSITDGCIDWAATETVLHGLAGAVEWRRSVKRELLATRQGAA
- the iolE gene encoding myo-inosose-2 dehydratase, whose protein sequence is MKAKLGMSPIAWWNDDLVELSDDVSLEECLRQSRSAGFTGMEMGRRFPNDPKVMLPILKDADVTLCGGWFSGTLVNEDLARNKDRIQPMIDLFKAVSAPCIVYGEVGRSIQGDRSKPLATKPKLSDDEMKAYGRRVTEFGEWCADQGMPLSYHHHMAAVVETEPELDAFMRNSGEGIPLLLDAGHLAFAGGDVLRAIDNHHKRINHVHVKDVRMGVIDGLDRTKQSFLDAVALGAFTVPGDGSLDFGAIVQKFADYGYEGWFVVEAEQDPKKNPPLKMAQVGHKELMRVMTAAGYTVETQGFPAA